In Chryseobacterium viscerum, one DNA window encodes the following:
- a CDS encoding ABC transporter ATP-binding protein, whose amino-acid sequence MKALKTLNPYFWKHKILLFWGVLFIIASNFFNIYKVQFVGKSVDELTKNGNLGFNHQVLIYVGIIVGCSLLTGFFTFMMRQTIIVASRRIEYELKNKIYRHYQDLSLTDYKQTTIGDLMNRLSEDVVAVRMYLGPGVMYVANLIVLVLITAIYMVKTDASMTMWTLLPLPILSYAIYKVSSIINKKSKIMQKSQSAISTFVQDSFSGIRVVKFFAREKYIEKNYGIKVTDYQNKALDLAKTEAYFFTIILFVIGLLNVAIIWIGGAKYIAGELSIGKIADFFMYINTLIFPFSMVGWVTSVNQRAEASMQRINEFMDKKSEIINTNFENYPIKGDIEFRNVSYVYPNTGIKALDNLSFKVNAGESLAIMGKTGSGKSTIALLLCRLIDPSEGEILIDGKNLKDHNLTNYRNFIGYIPQESYLFSDSIENNIGFAIDHPSHEKVVEYSNIADVHKNIVEFKEQYKTLVGERGVMLSGGQKQRICIARALIKDPNIIIFDDSLSALDTETEQNILENIDKKISNATSIIITHRESSAQKADQIINLTEIANSVTA is encoded by the coding sequence ATGAAAGCGCTAAAAACCTTAAACCCTTATTTTTGGAAACACAAAATACTTTTGTTTTGGGGGGTACTATTTATCATTGCCAGTAATTTCTTTAATATATATAAGGTTCAGTTTGTAGGGAAATCTGTGGATGAGCTTACAAAAAATGGAAACCTTGGTTTCAACCATCAGGTTTTGATCTATGTTGGAATTATTGTTGGATGTTCCCTTTTAACCGGATTTTTCACCTTCATGATGAGACAGACCATCATTGTGGCTTCCAGGAGGATAGAATATGAGCTTAAAAATAAAATTTACAGACATTATCAGGATTTATCTTTAACGGATTATAAGCAGACCACCATCGGAGATTTAATGAACAGGTTAAGTGAAGATGTTGTGGCAGTAAGAATGTATCTTGGTCCTGGAGTGATGTATGTTGCCAACCTGATCGTCTTGGTACTGATCACAGCAATTTATATGGTAAAAACGGATGCTTCCATGACCATGTGGACTTTACTTCCGCTCCCGATTTTATCTTATGCTATATATAAGGTAAGTTCAATTATTAATAAGAAGTCGAAGATCATGCAGAAAAGCCAATCTGCAATTTCAACTTTTGTTCAGGACAGTTTTTCCGGAATTCGTGTGGTGAAATTTTTCGCCAGAGAGAAATATATTGAAAAAAATTATGGGATAAAAGTAACCGATTATCAGAATAAAGCATTGGATCTGGCAAAAACAGAAGCTTATTTCTTTACTATTATTCTGTTTGTAATTGGGTTACTGAATGTCGCCATCATCTGGATTGGAGGCGCCAAATATATTGCAGGGGAATTAAGTATCGGAAAAATTGCAGATTTCTTCATGTATATCAACACGCTGATTTTCCCATTCTCTATGGTTGGATGGGTAACTTCTGTGAACCAGAGAGCTGAAGCATCCATGCAAAGAATCAATGAATTCATGGATAAGAAATCGGAAATCATTAATACTAATTTTGAAAACTACCCTATCAAAGGAGATATAGAATTCAGGAATGTTTCTTATGTATATCCTAATACAGGAATTAAAGCACTGGATAATCTGAGCTTTAAAGTTAATGCAGGAGAATCTCTAGCCATTATGGGCAAAACAGGAAGCGGAAAATCAACAATTGCCCTGCTCTTATGCAGACTGATAGATCCCAGTGAGGGAGAGATTTTGATTGACGGTAAAAATCTGAAGGATCATAATCTGACTAACTATAGAAACTTCATTGGATATATTCCTCAGGAGAGCTATTTATTCTCTGATTCTATTGAAAATAATATAGGTTTTGCTATTGATCATCCTTCTCATGAGAAAGTGGTAGAATATTCAAATATTGCAGATGTTCACAAAAATATTGTAGAGTTTAAAGAACAATATAAAACACTTGTAGGTGAACGCGGAGTAATGCTTTCGGGGGGACAAAAGCAAAGAATTTGTATTGCAAGAGCCTTAATTAAAGACCCGAATATCATCATTTTTGACGATTCATTGTCTGCTTTAGACACCGAAACAGAGCAGAATATTCTGGAAAATATTGATAAAAAAATAAGTAACGCTACATCCATAATCATCACACACAGAGAGTCTAGCGCTCAAAAAGCCGATCAAATTATCAACCTTACGGAAATTGCCAATTCTGTAACCGCTTAG
- a CDS encoding transcription antitermination protein NusB encodes MLGRRQIREKVVQTVYSYYQNPVKFDVLEKNMFAGIEKIYYLYIYQLNFLVGLKDLAENQIEIGKNKFLKTDADINPNQKFINNQVLLKLEENPERLFFTGQHKQLKWDMHDDLLVKTFQRITAGKRYQDFMKEEGYSFEEDQKFIGKLFLRYIAENEDFHDYLGDKELSWYDDIHIANSMVQKTIGFLREDEESRTLIKMIKDEEDKTFAAKLLRDTLNNWENNEKKLGERLENWDLERVSLMDKVILSTAIAELDNFAFTPSRVIINEYIEIAKVFATDRSNIFINGILDKYCKDQNRI; translated from the coding sequence ATGTTAGGAAGACGACAAATCCGTGAAAAAGTAGTACAGACAGTGTATTCATACTACCAAAATCCTGTAAAATTTGATGTTTTAGAGAAAAACATGTTTGCCGGGATAGAGAAAATCTATTATCTATACATCTATCAGCTCAATTTTTTGGTGGGTCTGAAAGATTTGGCAGAGAACCAGATCGAAATTGGTAAGAACAAATTTCTTAAAACTGATGCTGATATTAATCCTAACCAAAAATTCATCAACAACCAAGTATTGCTTAAACTGGAAGAAAATCCTGAAAGATTATTTTTTACAGGGCAGCATAAGCAGTTGAAATGGGATATGCATGATGACCTATTGGTAAAAACTTTCCAAAGAATCACTGCTGGAAAGCGTTATCAGGATTTCATGAAAGAAGAAGGATACTCTTTTGAAGAAGATCAGAAATTTATCGGAAAATTATTTTTAAGATATATCGCTGAAAATGAAGATTTTCATGACTATCTGGGAGATAAAGAACTTTCATGGTATGATGATATTCACATTGCCAATTCCATGGTACAAAAAACAATCGGTTTCCTGAGAGAAGATGAAGAAAGCAGAACTTTAATTAAAATGATTAAAGATGAAGAAGATAAGACTTTCGCTGCAAAATTGTTGAGAGATACTCTGAACAACTGGGAAAACAATGAAAAGAAACTGGGAGAAAGACTTGAAAACTGGGATCTGGAAAGAGTTTCTTTAATGGATAAAGTTATTTTGTCTACAGCGATTGCAGAACTTGATAATTTTGCTTTCACGCCTTCAAGAGTTATTATTAATGAATATATTGAAATTGCAAAAGTATTTGCTACAGACCGTTCCAATATCTTCATCAATGGTATTTTAGATAAATATTGTAAAGATCAAAATAGAATATAA
- a CDS encoding DUF1573 domain-containing protein: MKKTLSIIALSIIGFGLVSCKKENKETQSTETATTDSTAVAAPVTTDSAAAPVTGEAPAPVSNEPSTSVALSENSFDFGKIKKGDKVEHVYEITNTGKNPLIISEVKPGCGCTAPDFTKEPIMPGKKGKVTLHFDSSSFDGNVQKYADVFANVEKAPIRLTFTANIQP; encoded by the coding sequence ATGAAAAAGACGTTATCAATTATCGCCTTGTCTATTATAGGCTTTGGGTTAGTTTCATGTAAAAAAGAAAACAAAGAAACTCAAAGTACTGAAACTGCAACTACTGATTCTACAGCTGTTGCGGCGCCGGTAACCACTGATTCTGCAGCAGCACCCGTAACTGGTGAAGCACCTGCTCCGGTTTCTAACGAACCATCTACTTCTGTTGCTTTATCTGAAAACAGCTTTGATTTTGGGAAAATCAAAAAAGGAGATAAAGTGGAACACGTATATGAAATTACAAATACCGGGAAAAATCCTTTAATCATTTCTGAAGTTAAGCCAGGATGTGGATGTACTGCTCCTGATTTTACAAAAGAGCCGATTATGCCAGGTAAAAAAGGAAAAGTTACCTTGCACTTTGATTCTTCAAGCTTTGACGGAAACGTTCAGAAATATGCAGATGTTTTTGCAAACGTAGAAAAAGCTCCAATCAGATTAACATTCACAGCAAACATTCAACCATAA
- the yajC gene encoding preprotein translocase subunit YajC, producing the protein MLTLFLQAAGGSSPMMLIMMGVMFVGFYFLMIRPQMRKQKQEKTFQENLKVGTRVVLTSGLHGRIAQVQDDGFVIETLSGKLKFEKAAVSREMTESRFGDKAKSADKADDKKEISTEEKK; encoded by the coding sequence ATGTTGACACTATTTTTACAGGCAGCAGGTGGATCTTCACCTATGATGCTGATCATGATGGGGGTAATGTTCGTAGGATTTTATTTCCTGATGATAAGACCTCAAATGAGAAAACAAAAGCAAGAGAAGACCTTTCAGGAAAACCTTAAAGTAGGAACAAGAGTAGTTCTTACCTCAGGTCTTCACGGAAGAATTGCTCAGGTTCAGGATGATGGTTTTGTTATTGAAACATTATCAGGAAAACTGAAATTTGAAAAAGCAGCCGTTTCCAGAGAAATGACAGAATCTCGTTTTGGAGATAAAGCAAAATCTGCAGATAAAGCGGATGATAAAAAAGAAATATCAACTGAAGAAAAAAAATAA
- a CDS encoding SDR family NAD(P)-dependent oxidoreductase, translating to MNQNTNKTVLILGANSDVAKQCIKQYVEKGFTVIAASRNTTSLENFINSNHLDSSKISVLYFDAADFDSHQKFYSDLPTKPHIVVYAAGFLVDNQKALADFKGARQMMEVNYMGGVSVLSIIAMDKNNKNLERIIGLSSLSGVRGRKSNFVYGSTKAAFTQFLAGLRQELASRKIIVNALVIGYIRTKINEGLELNESLIMEPDYVAKYIVNAGNSFTIVPNFKWKMIYYILKVLPEGLVAKLP from the coding sequence ATGAATCAAAACACAAACAAAACGGTTCTTATTCTGGGAGCTAATTCAGATGTAGCCAAACAATGTATAAAGCAATATGTTGAAAAAGGATTTACCGTGATCGCTGCTTCCAGAAATACAACCTCTTTGGAAAACTTTATTAATTCAAATCATCTGGATTCTTCAAAAATTTCTGTTTTGTATTTTGATGCTGCAGATTTTGATTCGCATCAAAAATTCTATTCTGATCTTCCCACAAAACCTCATATTGTAGTATATGCTGCGGGATTTTTAGTTGACAATCAAAAAGCATTGGCTGATTTCAAAGGTGCCAGGCAAATGATGGAAGTCAATTATATGGGGGGAGTTTCTGTCCTGAGTATTATTGCAATGGATAAAAACAATAAAAATCTGGAAAGGATTATCGGGCTGTCTTCATTGTCCGGAGTAAGGGGAAGAAAAAGTAATTTTGTCTACGGAAGTACAAAGGCTGCATTTACTCAGTTTCTGGCTGGATTGAGGCAGGAATTGGCTTCCCGGAAAATCATTGTAAATGCTTTGGTCATTGGCTATATCAGAACAAAGATCAATGAAGGATTAGAATTGAATGAATCCCTGATTATGGAACCGGATTATGTAGCAAAATATATTGTCAATGCAGGAAACTCCTTTACCATTGTTCCGAATTTTAAATGGAAAATGATTTATTATATTCTGAAAGTACTTCCGGAAGGACTTGTTGCGAAACTGCCTTAA
- a CDS encoding mechanosensitive ion channel family protein, producing MDDLELNKIQQHWDTLISSAISWAPRVFTAVISALLIYLIGSWMIRMIKKLVEKGFKKRNMEASLQHFLLNIINWGLNILLFIVVVTQLGVQTSAFVAMIGAAGLAVGLALQGSLTNFAGGILILLLKPFKIGDFISTSSGVSGTVQAIDIFHTKLVTPQNQLIVIPNGVVSNNSITNFTQLGTRRTSLDIGVAYDADLKQTKELLMNVIKNNQYALATPVPQVVVTELGESAVNLSVRVSTSTENYWAMNEELIIGCKEALDKAGIGIPFPQRDIHVYNK from the coding sequence ATGGACGATTTAGAATTGAACAAGATTCAACAACACTGGGACACATTAATTTCTTCAGCAATTTCATGGGCACCGAGAGTTTTTACTGCAGTTATTTCTGCATTATTAATTTATCTGATTGGCTCATGGATGATCAGAATGATTAAAAAGCTGGTTGAGAAAGGTTTTAAAAAACGTAACATGGAAGCTTCTCTGCAGCATTTTCTGTTGAATATTATCAACTGGGGACTTAATATTCTGTTGTTTATCGTTGTTGTAACTCAATTGGGGGTTCAGACATCTGCATTTGTTGCTATGATTGGTGCGGCGGGTTTGGCGGTAGGTTTGGCTTTGCAGGGATCTCTGACGAATTTTGCAGGGGGAATCTTAATTTTATTATTAAAACCTTTTAAAATTGGCGACTTTATTTCTACCAGTTCAGGAGTTTCAGGGACGGTGCAGGCAATAGATATTTTCCATACAAAACTGGTTACACCACAAAACCAATTGATCGTTATTCCCAATGGTGTGGTTTCAAATAATAGTATTACCAATTTTACCCAACTGGGAACAAGAAGAACATCATTGGATATCGGAGTTGCATATGATGCAGATCTTAAGCAGACCAAAGAGCTTTTAATGAATGTCATTAAAAATAATCAATATGCTCTTGCAACACCTGTTCCGCAGGTAGTGGTTACTGAGCTTGGAGAAAGCGCTGTCAATTTATCGGTAAGAGTAAGTACTTCTACAGAAAACTATTGGGCGATGAACGAAGAACTAATCATTGGCTGTAAAGAAGCTCTCGATAAAGCGGGAATTGGAATTCCTTTTCCACAACGAGATATTCATGTTTACAATAAGTAA
- a CDS encoding T9SS type A sorting domain-containing protein, translating into MIKKLFLFIGICFATVSVTAQSQFLDTSFGTNGVYTYTPNNAYGFIYEAGALTVQQKIMVSGTYYNTPNNNQSTTNVIQRLNTDGSVDNSFNTVFIPPVSSSPLSRLIKMYIQPDQKIVLGDILGTKLIRLNENGTYDQSFGSNGVVASSIFNSFFDNLGLSGPFNFHNVLLASNNKILLCTTVVDNQSSELAVLRLNENGSIDTTFGNNGIVLQEANLGRLVVQNDSKLILIGQKADGTFVKSRYSENGILDNTYNNNSISYTPIQNYSTYFCTATGKDNNTYIYGVSSSATSPVSTITLMKLNQNGDLDNSFGTNGVVNESYYNTNNYYVDNNILYPTLLLDNSNHLFLVCMASPTGNAADLNQFIKKFNPDGSVDYGFGNNGIVDVDLNNKEFMRSAIMTSDQKILIFGNHQTPSKGIITKVLNNGNILAAKDETIKSENLIIYPNPVKNILNINTRQLKDYSAEIIDVSGRKVLKTTIKESKIDVSNLKQGVYYLKIENITSKFIKE; encoded by the coding sequence ATGATCAAGAAACTATTCCTTTTTATAGGGATTTGCTTTGCTACGGTATCGGTAACAGCACAAAGCCAATTTTTAGACACATCTTTTGGGACTAATGGAGTATATACATATACACCTAACAATGCTTACGGATTTATTTATGAAGCCGGAGCTCTAACTGTACAGCAGAAAATTATGGTAAGTGGAACTTATTATAATACACCTAATAATAATCAATCTACTACTAATGTTATTCAAAGACTGAATACTGATGGCAGCGTAGATAACAGTTTTAATACAGTGTTTATTCCTCCGGTTTCTTCCAGCCCACTTTCACGTTTGATCAAAATGTATATTCAGCCTGATCAGAAAATTGTTCTTGGGGATATTTTGGGTACTAAGTTAATTCGGTTAAATGAAAATGGAACTTATGATCAAAGTTTTGGTAGTAATGGAGTGGTTGCTAGTTCTATTTTCAATTCATTTTTTGATAATCTTGGATTGTCTGGACCTTTTAATTTTCATAATGTCCTTTTAGCAAGTAATAACAAAATTTTGTTGTGTACAACTGTCGTAGATAACCAATCATCAGAATTGGCGGTTCTTCGTCTTAACGAAAATGGTTCTATTGATACTACGTTTGGAAATAATGGGATTGTATTACAAGAGGCAAATTTGGGGCGTCTGGTAGTTCAAAATGATTCTAAATTAATATTAATTGGGCAAAAAGCAGATGGGACTTTCGTAAAATCAAGATATTCGGAAAATGGTATTTTGGATAATACATATAATAATAATTCAATATCTTATACTCCTATTCAAAATTATTCAACCTACTTCTGTACCGCTACAGGTAAAGATAATAATACTTACATATATGGAGTTTCGTCTTCTGCAACCTCACCAGTATCTACTATTACTTTAATGAAATTGAATCAAAATGGAGATTTAGACAATAGCTTTGGAACTAACGGTGTTGTTAATGAATCCTACTATAATACTAATAATTATTATGTTGATAATAATATTCTTTATCCAACTTTATTATTAGATAATAGTAACCATTTATTTTTGGTGTGTATGGCGAGTCCCACAGGAAATGCTGCAGATCTTAACCAATTTATAAAAAAGTTTAATCCTGATGGTTCTGTAGATTATGGTTTTGGAAACAATGGAATAGTTGATGTTGACTTAAATAATAAAGAATTTATGAGATCTGCAATCATGACTTCTGATCAAAAAATACTGATTTTTGGAAATCACCAGACACCAAGTAAAGGTATTATTACAAAAGTTTTAAATAATGGAAATATTTTGGCTGCAAAAGATGAAACAATTAAGAGTGAGAATTTAATCATATATCCTAATCCTGTAAAGAATATTTTGAACATTAATACCAGACAATTGAAAGATTATAGTGCTGAAATAATAGATGTGAGTGGACGAAAGGTATTGAAAACAACTATTAAAGAAAGTAAAATAGATGTAAGTAACCTTAAACAAGGTGTATATTACCTAAAGATTGAAAACATAACAAGTAAGTTTATAAAAGAATAA
- the ligD gene encoding DNA ligase D: MLAKLSEEAFNDKDWIFEIKWDGYRAIADLSDDVPLFYSRNGISFVSKFEKIALEFEKQKHHMILDGEVVAYDEQGKPNFQYLQQIGDNPDTALIYHVFDLLWLNGHSTEDLPLIQRKELLKEALTETDHIKYCDHIPEKGIEFFAQMRKMQLEGMIAKRAESLYIENHRTNDWLKIKFSNTEEVIICGFTEPRGSRKNFGALILGKYLNGKLTYCGHTGTGFNTTALKELYQRLQKLIIQSSPFETIPKTNMPVTWTKPELICEIKYSDITRDGIFRHPVFIGIREDKDLKDIKDSSFTEKSKEMKTKSSSKKTEVSAKEKEITLDKHTVKLTNQDKIYFPKDGITKGDVIGYYQSVANYILPHLKNRPLSLNRFPNGIEEQGFYQKDAGDHIPDWIKTTQVYSESNDKYIDYIYCNDKATLAYLNNLGCIDLNPWNSSLPDLEHPDYLVLDLDPSSKNVFDEVIETALQVNEVLKMIKVKGYCKTSGSTGIHIYIPMGAHYDFDQVKDFANIIMKQVNDRLPEITTLERSLQKRDHKKIYLDYLQNRTGQTLASAYSLRPKQGASVSMPLDWDELKPGLKPTDFNINNALERIQEKGDLFKPVLGKGIDMMKALELLQNID; encoded by the coding sequence ATGCTGGCCAAACTTTCCGAAGAAGCCTTCAATGATAAAGACTGGATTTTTGAAATAAAATGGGACGGCTACAGAGCGATTGCCGATTTAAGTGATGACGTCCCTCTCTTCTATTCCCGGAACGGAATTTCATTTGTATCCAAATTTGAAAAAATAGCCCTGGAATTTGAAAAACAGAAACATCATATGATTCTGGACGGCGAAGTTGTAGCCTATGACGAACAAGGAAAGCCTAATTTCCAATATTTGCAGCAAATCGGGGATAATCCTGACACTGCTCTTATCTACCATGTTTTTGACCTTCTATGGCTGAATGGCCATTCTACCGAAGACCTTCCCCTTATCCAGCGAAAGGAACTTTTAAAAGAAGCTCTGACGGAAACTGATCATATTAAATATTGTGATCATATCCCGGAAAAAGGTATTGAGTTTTTTGCACAGATGAGAAAAATGCAATTGGAAGGGATGATTGCAAAACGGGCAGAAAGTTTATATATCGAAAATCACAGAACCAATGACTGGCTTAAAATCAAATTTTCCAATACAGAAGAAGTTATTATTTGTGGCTTTACAGAACCCAGAGGTTCCCGGAAAAATTTCGGTGCCTTAATTTTAGGAAAATATTTGAATGGAAAGCTTACTTATTGCGGACATACTGGAACAGGTTTCAATACTACCGCTTTAAAAGAGCTTTACCAGAGACTTCAGAAGCTGATAATACAATCTTCTCCATTTGAAACAATTCCTAAGACCAATATGCCTGTAACATGGACAAAGCCTGAACTGATCTGTGAAATCAAATATTCTGACATTACACGCGACGGAATTTTCAGGCATCCTGTTTTTATAGGGATACGAGAAGACAAAGATCTTAAAGATATCAAAGATTCATCCTTCACCGAAAAATCTAAAGAAATGAAAACGAAATCATCATCAAAAAAAACTGAAGTTTCTGCGAAAGAAAAAGAAATCACTCTGGACAAACATACGGTAAAACTTACGAATCAGGATAAAATCTATTTCCCAAAAGACGGTATTACTAAAGGAGATGTTATTGGTTATTATCAATCGGTAGCCAATTATATTCTGCCTCATTTAAAAAACCGTCCGCTGTCTCTCAACCGCTTTCCTAATGGAATTGAAGAACAGGGCTTTTACCAGAAAGATGCGGGAGATCATATTCCGGATTGGATAAAAACCACACAGGTATATTCTGAATCCAACGATAAATACATTGATTATATTTATTGCAATGACAAAGCAACTCTAGCCTATCTTAATAATTTAGGATGCATTGATCTCAATCCCTGGAACAGTTCTTTACCGGATCTTGAGCATCCTGATTATTTGGTGTTAGATCTTGATCCATCTTCCAAAAATGTATTTGATGAGGTGATTGAAACAGCACTTCAGGTGAATGAAGTTTTAAAAATGATTAAAGTAAAAGGATATTGCAAAACTTCCGGAAGTACAGGAATTCACATTTATATTCCGATGGGAGCACATTATGATTTTGATCAGGTAAAAGATTTTGCCAATATTATTATGAAACAGGTCAATGACAGACTTCCTGAGATCACTACTTTAGAAAGAAGCCTTCAAAAAAGAGATCATAAAAAAATCTATCTTGATTATCTGCAGAACAGAACAGGACAAACCCTGGCAAGTGCTTACAGCTTAAGACCTAAACAGGGAGCTTCAGTTTCCATGCCTTTGGATTGGGATGAATTGAAGCCTGGATTGAAACCTACAGATTTTAATATTAATAATGCTCTGGAAAGAATCCAGGAAAAAGGAGATTTGTTCAAACCGGTTTTGGGTAAGGGAATTGATATGATGAAAGCCCTGGAATTGCTGCAAAATATTGATTAA
- a CDS encoding DNA polymerase ligase N-terminal domain-containing protein, which yields MALKDYNNKRKFDETSEPKGKTKKSKDKLIFVIQRHAASRLHYDFRLEMEGVLKSWAVPKGPSLDPKDKRLAMMVEDHPYDYKDFEGNIPEGNYGAGQVEVWDSGIYEPLEENTKLSDEKELLKELHAGSLKFILHGKKLKGEFALVKMKNTEDNAWLLIKHKDEFAESPYDAEENTSPKSLVTQFLEEKKSLKTKEKKKS from the coding sequence ATGGCTCTCAAAGATTATAATAACAAAAGGAAGTTCGATGAAACCAGCGAACCAAAAGGAAAAACGAAGAAAAGTAAAGACAAACTTATTTTTGTTATTCAGAGACATGCTGCGAGCAGACTTCATTATGATTTCCGTCTTGAAATGGAAGGTGTATTAAAAAGCTGGGCTGTACCTAAAGGACCATCATTAGACCCAAAAGATAAACGACTGGCTATGATGGTGGAGGATCATCCTTACGATTATAAAGATTTTGAAGGCAATATTCCGGAGGGAAATTATGGTGCCGGACAAGTGGAGGTTTGGGATAGCGGCATTTATGAACCTTTGGAAGAAAACACTAAACTGTCTGATGAAAAAGAACTGTTGAAAGAGTTGCATGCCGGTTCTCTAAAATTCATTTTACACGGTAAAAAGCTGAAAGGTGAATTTGCTTTGGTTAAAATGAAAAACACAGAGGATAATGCATGGCTACTCATCAAACATAAGGATGAATTTGCAGAAAGTCCTTATGACGCTGAAGAAAACACCTCACCAAAATCTTTGGTTACTCAGTTCTTGGAGGAAAAAAAAAGTCTAAAAACAAAAGAAAAAAAGAAGTCATAA
- a CDS encoding Ku protein: protein MKAIWNGAIGFGLVNIPVKIYSATETTKLDLDMLDKSDFSNIRFKRVNENTGKEVKWENIVKGYLMDDKYIVLDEEDYEAASPEKTKTLSIDQFVKEVEVDSVYFENPYYLEPQKNGENAYRLLLKALEKTAMVGIGTFVLRETEAIGMIRPYKDDILVLNRLRFDQEIRDYKDLKIPAQKAPKPAELKMAVNLIEQLSQEFDPAMYKDTYSDELMKIIKQKAKGKNIKAKKAQPAKEDKVIDLMAQLKASLNTSKSKSAS from the coding sequence ATGAAAGCAATTTGGAATGGCGCCATTGGCTTCGGTTTAGTCAACATTCCTGTTAAAATTTATTCGGCAACGGAAACCACAAAATTGGATCTCGATATGCTCGACAAATCTGATTTTTCCAATATCCGGTTCAAAAGAGTAAATGAGAATACAGGAAAAGAAGTAAAATGGGAAAATATCGTCAAAGGTTATCTCATGGACGATAAATATATCGTTCTCGATGAGGAAGATTACGAAGCTGCAAGCCCCGAAAAGACAAAAACACTCTCTATTGACCAGTTTGTAAAGGAGGTGGAAGTAGACAGTGTATATTTTGAAAACCCTTACTACCTGGAACCTCAGAAAAATGGAGAAAATGCTTACAGACTTTTACTGAAAGCACTTGAAAAAACCGCCATGGTAGGAATCGGAACATTTGTGCTCCGTGAAACGGAAGCTATTGGAATGATCCGCCCGTACAAAGATGATATCCTTGTCCTCAACCGTTTGAGGTTTGATCAGGAAATAAGGGATTATAAAGATTTAAAAATTCCCGCTCAAAAAGCTCCGAAACCGGCAGAACTCAAAATGGCTGTTAACCTTATTGAACAGCTTTCCCAGGAATTTGATCCTGCAATGTACAAAGACACCTATTCTGATGAACTGATGAAAATCATTAAGCAGAAAGCAAAAGGTAAAAATATAAAAGCTAAAAAAGCACAGCCAGCAAAAGAAGATAAAGTAATAGACCTTATGGCACAGCTAAAAGCCAGTCTGAATACTTCTAAATCCAAATCCGCATCATAA
- a CDS encoding Crp/Fnr family transcriptional regulator, which produces MEELFNYIKKFGTLNPQDELLIAEGIQEIKVKKGDPFIEAGKVSQRIAFVKEGVFRSLYYNKQGDDFTRYFIYEGRFIGDFQGFTDQLPAHEDIEAITDAVLLVIDLKHFKILEEKITVWPVLFARIHAFVVENKLKVASIMLNQDAKSRYIHFLNHYPGLANRVPQSMLASYLGVTPSSLSRIRRNIV; this is translated from the coding sequence ATGGAAGAGCTTTTTAATTATATCAAAAAATTCGGGACGCTGAATCCTCAGGATGAACTTTTGATTGCTGAAGGAATTCAGGAAATCAAAGTAAAGAAAGGAGATCCTTTTATAGAAGCAGGAAAGGTGAGCCAAAGAATTGCTTTTGTGAAAGAAGGGGTTTTCCGGTCTTTGTATTATAATAAACAAGGGGATGATTTTACCCGCTATTTTATTTACGAAGGAAGATTTATTGGGGATTTTCAGGGGTTTACCGATCAGCTGCCTGCTCACGAAGATATTGAAGCTATTACCGATGCTGTATTGCTGGTAATAGATCTTAAACATTTTAAAATTCTGGAAGAGAAAATAACAGTGTGGCCGGTTTTATTTGCAAGAATCCATGCATTTGTGGTGGAGAATAAGCTGAAGGTAGCGAGTATCATGCTGAATCAGGATGCAAAATCCCGTTATATTCACTTTTTAAATCATTATCCGGGGCTTGCCAACAGAGTACCACAATCTATGCTGGCGTCTTATCTTGGAGTTACTCCTTCGTCCCTTAGCCGAATCAGGAGGAATATAGTCTAG